Proteins from a genomic interval of Osmia bicornis bicornis chromosome 13, iOsmBic2.1, whole genome shotgun sequence:
- the LOC114875867 gene encoding homeobox protein Nkx-2.5-like, with amino-acid sequence MLSSSISGTPFSVRDILSEDQQLGIMDCYPPPHHQHQIQQQHMPQDYYGYNIVPENNWDVEKFKEQSMPNYPHYPDLSHVHQLTQMSQPYPESSVTEDGNVVTSSKTELRKSQSGKRTKRKPRVLFSQTQVYELEQRFKQQRYLSAPERELLAQTLKLTSTQVKIWFQNRRYKNKRARLEDAEKLQAQNMKNQSLKKIHVPVLIKDGKPNLQEPYNPPYWSNIRPDLSVSMQPDFRMNDIRLSSEFRPTNGDANISPEFKPEITPELCGKSNLNSEMQTYPRPSVHDCHRQIKTEYKANENGNEVSPFPDLKNIPTDTKPMICDGRPIMDVTSSDYGYSNYLGPANYQMQYVNYMEQVPMDQNLQRLW; translated from the exons ATGTTGTCTTCCTCGATCTCCGGAACACCCTTCAGCGTCCGCGATATTCTCAGCGAGGATCAGCAACTCGGCATCATGGATTGCTACCCTCCGCCTCATCATCAACACCAGATCCAACAGCAACACATGCCTCAGGACTATTACGGTTACAATATCGTGCCGGAGAACAATTGGGATGTGGAGAAATTCAAAGAACAATCGATGCCGAATTATCCTCATTACCCGGACTTGAGTCATGTTCACCAGTTGACTCAGATGTCTCAACCGTATCCAGAATCGTCGGTTACAGAGGATG GTAACGTAGTTACTTCGAGCAAGACGGAGCTGAGGAAGAGCCAGTCTGGGAAGAGGACCAAGCGGAAGCCAAGGGTGCTGTTCTCACAG ACACAAGTTTATGAATTGGAGCAACGATTCAAGCAGCAAAGGTACCTAAGTGCCCCAGAAAGAGAGCTCCTAGCCCAGACGTTAAAACTAACCAGCACCCAGGTGAAGATCTGGTTCCAAAATCGCCGATACAAGAACAAAAGAGCCAGATTGGAAGACGCGGAGAAACTACAAGCccaaaatatgaaaaatcaATCCCTGAAGAAAATCCACGTGCCAGTATTAATTAAAGACGGAAAGCCAAATTTGCAAGAGCCCTACAACCCTCCTTATTGGTCAAACATCAGGCCAGATTTGAGCGTTTCCATGCAACCGGACTTCAGGATGAACGATATTCGTCTCAGTTCTGAATTCAGGCCGACGAATGGCGACGCGAACATAAGTCCCGAGTTCAAACCGGAAATAACCCCCGAGCTGTGCGGAAAATCGAACTTGAACAGCGAAATGCAAACCTACCCTCGACCTAGTGTTCACGATTGTCACAGACAGATCAAGACGGAATATAAGGCGAACGAAAATGGCAACGAGGTGTCGCCATTTCCGGATCTGAAGAACATCCCGACGGATACGAAACCGATGATCTGCGACGGAAGACCGATAATGGACGTGACCAGCAGCGACTATGGGTACTCGAATTATCTGGGACCAGCTAATTATCAGATGCAATACGTAAATTACATGGAACAGGTGCCCATGGATCAAAATTTGCAGCGACTATGGTAG